From the genome of Azospirillum baldaniorum:
TCGCCGTTCTGGTCGATGATCGGGTCGTAGGCGGTGAAATAGGCCTCGCCCAGGATGTCGGCCTCACCGCGGAAGGGCTCCTTTCCGTCGATGACGGCGCTGTAGACGGGACCGCGGGCCAGCTTCGTCCCGACGGCCCGGTTGCCGTCCGGGTTGTGGATGTTGGTCGCCACACGGGTGTCGCCGCGGAAGATGGTGGCCACGCCGCCGGTGACGCTGCGGACGGTGTCGACGATGTCGTTCGCACCGTCCAGCTTGACGTCGTCGATGTACAGCGCGCCGTCCTTGAGCCGGTACTCGGACCCTTTCTGGTCGAGCAGCATCCGGAAGTTCGTAATGGCCTGCTCCCTCCGCTCCGCCGCGTCCTTGCTGATGCTGGCGGTGACCTTGACGATCGTTGCGTAGGTCAGGGCGCCGGACAAGGCAATCAGGCCGAGCGTGCACAGAATGGTCAGCTTTGTCGCAAGGCTGAGCGTGCGGAGGGGATTCATCGGCCGAAAACTCCTTGAAAAATCGTCGGGTCGCCCCGGAAACACCGGGAAGGCGGCGCATTGGTAACCTTTGTCGCGCATTTGTAACAAATAGTTTTGTCAACGTCGGGACGCACCGGATTCATGCAATGTGAAGGTGCTGTTGCGGTTTTTGTCAGCCGCCTTGAGGAAAGTGTTTGTATTTCAAGGCTTATTCATTGCGCCCATGCTGCGTCTTGAGCAAAGTAAACCATCTGTTAATCATGAAGTGGGACAGCATGTCGCACGCGAATTCCTTTTATAGATACCTTTGGTGTAGGGGAAATGTTATCGGTTGGCGCTCGTTCATTACAGAATACAAACATTCGCCATGCCGGACACCCTGCGTGCCCTTGACGTCACCAAGACCGCCTATTTCGGTTTGGGACCGGAATCGGTCGCCAGTCTGCGACAGGCCTTGCCGATCATCTCCAAGGCCCTGCCGGGGGTTCTGGACCGCTTCTACGCCCGCACGATGGCCCAGCCCGAACTGGCCGCCCTGTTCGCCAATCCGGCGCAGGTCGAAGGAGCCAAGCGCGCCCAGATCGCGCACTGGACCCGGCTGTTCGAAGGCCGCTTCGACGACGGCTACAAGGAATCGGTGCGCGCGGTCGGCATCGCCCATCACCGCATCGGGCTGAGCCCGAGCTGGTATGTCGGCGGCTACGCCTTCATCCTGGGCGAGATCATGGCGGCCCTGGCTCAGAGCATGGGCGGGACGCTGCTGACCGGCAGCCGGCTCGGCTCGATCGTGACCATGCAGCGCGCCGTGGTGTCGGCGGTTCTGATGGATCTCGACGCCGCCCTGTCCGTCTATTGGGACCGGCTGATCGACGAGCGGCTCCAGGCGGTGGATGCGATGGTCGATTCCATCGACCACGAGGCCAACGACGTGGTGGACAGCGTCGCCAGCTACACCGCGGACCTGCGCCGCACGGTCGGCGATCTGGACAGCGTCTGCGCAACGGTGAAGGACAGCATCACCAGCACGTCCGCCGACACGGCGGAGGCGTTGGACGCCGCCCAGACCGTTGCCTCCGGGGCGGAGCAGCTTCAGGCGGCAGTCGGCGAAATCTCGGTGCAGGTCGGCGGCGCATCCCGGATCGCCGGCGAGGCGGAGGAGAAGAGCGGCGAGGCCCGCCAGATCATGGCGCAGCTCAGCACCGCGGCGCAGGAGATCGGCGGCATCCTGAACATCATCCGCGCCATCGCCGGGCAGACCAACCTGCTGGCGTTGAACGCCACCATCGAGGCGGCGCGGGCCGGGGAAGCCGGCAAGGGCTTCGCCGTGGTGGCGACGGAGGTGAAGAACCTCGCCGGGCAGTCGGCCAAGGCGGCGGACGAGATCGCCGCCAAGGTCGGCGCCATCCAGGCGGTGGCGGAGCAGGCCATCACCGGCATGGACGGGGTGGCCACCACCATCACCACCATGCAGGAGATCAATTCCTCGATCGCCGCGGCGGTGGAGGAGCAGTCCTCCGCCTCGCGCGAGATCGCCCGCAACATCGGCGAGGTCGCCGGAATCTTCCGCGGCATCGCCAGCCGGATGACCGAGGTCAGCGGCGAGACCGAGCGCGCCACCACCGTGGCCTACACGGTCGGCGAAAGTGCCAACCGCATGCAGGAGGCGCTGGACACCCTGCCGTCGCTGCTGGCGCGGGCCATCCGCACCTCCTCCGATCTGGCGAACCGGCGCCACACGCGCCGCCGCCCGGTTCTGCTCGACGGCAGCGTGGACCAGACGCCGGCGCTGGTCCGCGACATCTCCGAATGCGGCTGCTACGCCGAGACGAAGGGGGCGGCGCCCAGCGGCGGGCAGGTCACCGTGTCGCTTCCCGGCTACAAGCTGTCGCTGCGCGGCTCGGTGGTGGCCCGGCACGACAACCGGCTGCACATCCGCTTCGACGAGCGCAAGATCGGCCGCGAGGAGGTGGACCGCATGAGCCGCGACGGGGTGGGAGAACTGGTCCGTCTCGCCAAGCAGGACCATCTCGCCTTCGTTGAGAAGATCATGGAGGCGGTGGGCGGCCAGCGCACGCTTCTGCCGGCGGACCTGTCCACCCATCACTCCTGCCGTCTCGGCCGCTGGTACGACAGCGTGAACGATCCCCGGACGATGCGCCTGCCCACCTACAGGGGCATGGCCACCCCGCATCGGACCGTCCATGAGTCGGGCCGCGAGGCGCTGCTCGCCCTCCAGGCCGGCAACCGCATGGAGGCCGAACGCCACGCCGCCGAGATGACGCGGGCGTCGGCGGAGGTGGTCCGGCTGCTCGACGAGATGGAGCGCGATTTCGCCCGGACCCTCGCCGAGGCCGCCGAGTAGCCGGTTCCTTTGGACGGACGGTCCCGCCGGGTCTCAGCGCCCGGCGGTGTCCGGCGGTGCTTCCGGCGCGCTGTTCTCCGGCGGCGGCTCGTCCAGGGTGGACAGCCGGCCGGCGAGCCCCTCCGCTTCCTTGGCCGCGGTCCTGGTCGGCGCGCCCGACGTTGCCGTTCCTGTTCCCGACTTGGCGTCGTCGCCGGTGTTCAGGATGACCGGCAGACCGTCCCGCCCGCCGATGATGATGGTCTTGGCGTTCGAGGAGGTGGCGAAGGCCCGCGTCGCTTCGATGCCGCGCAGGCGCAGATACTCCGGCGTGATGTTGCGGGCGACGATGTCCTGGAAGTCGCGCACGCCCTCCGCCTCGATCCGCTTGCGGTCGCGCTCCTTGGCCTCGCGGGCGATGCGGAAGTCGTATTCCTCCATGATCTGCTGCTGCTCGATCTTGCGGTCGATGGCCTGACGGACCAACGGCGGGAAGCTGACTCCGGCCACCAGCACGTCCTCCA
Proteins encoded in this window:
- a CDS encoding methyl-accepting chemotaxis protein, translated to MPDTLRALDVTKTAYFGLGPESVASLRQALPIISKALPGVLDRFYARTMAQPELAALFANPAQVEGAKRAQIAHWTRLFEGRFDDGYKESVRAVGIAHHRIGLSPSWYVGGYAFILGEIMAALAQSMGGTLLTGSRLGSIVTMQRAVVSAVLMDLDAALSVYWDRLIDERLQAVDAMVDSIDHEANDVVDSVASYTADLRRTVGDLDSVCATVKDSITSTSADTAEALDAAQTVASGAEQLQAAVGEISVQVGGASRIAGEAEEKSGEARQIMAQLSTAAQEIGGILNIIRAIAGQTNLLALNATIEAARAGEAGKGFAVVATEVKNLAGQSAKAADEIAAKVGAIQAVAEQAITGMDGVATTITTMQEINSSIAAAVEEQSSASREIARNIGEVAGIFRGIASRMTEVSGETERATTVAYTVGESANRMQEALDTLPSLLARAIRTSSDLANRRHTRRRPVLLDGSVDQTPALVRDISECGCYAETKGAAPSGGQVTVSLPGYKLSLRGSVVARHDNRLHIRFDERKIGREEVDRMSRDGVGELVRLAKQDHLAFVEKIMEAVGGQRTLLPADLSTHHSCRLGRWYDSVNDPRTMRLPTYRGMATPHRTVHESGREALLALQAGNRMEAERHAAEMTRASAEVVRLLDEMERDFARTLAEAAE